One window from the genome of Blastopirellula retiformator encodes:
- a CDS encoding calmodulin-binding protein has protein sequence MLKRIVLGLIVATALLSATQSVEAQERAFGRAWGGTYGTYDWERFYHYPYVYYPQNFYGEEYYKSSDSLYYRYPAEMRIPVYNKGWQNYYPNGRLYHS, from the coding sequence ATGTTGAAGCGCATCGTCTTGGGACTAATTGTCGCGACAGCATTGCTATCAGCGACCCAATCGGTCGAAGCTCAAGAACGCGCCTTCGGTCGCGCTTGGGGCGGGACCTACGGTACGTATGACTGGGAGCGGTTCTACCACTATCCCTACGTCTACTACCCGCAAAACTTCTACGGCGAAGAGTACTACAAGAGCAGCGACAGCCTGTACTATCGCTATCCGGCCGAAATGCGAATTCCGGTCTACAACAAAGGGTGGCAAAACTACTACCCGAACGGCCGCCTGTACCACAGCG